From Triticum urartu cultivar G1812 chromosome 2, Tu2.1, whole genome shotgun sequence, a single genomic window includes:
- the LOC125537833 gene encoding sister chromatid cohesion protein SCC4 has protein sequence MPSAGPSMSAADGLLALAEEAERRRDFTTATSCLESALSPPHAASLLPLAEARARMRLAGLLLARSKGLANAKAHLERALLVLNPLPSAPPRLKLLAHSLLANVYGLLGAVPSQKHALRRGLSLLASASASGLLPSGPALLWTSNFQAQLASALVVDGDAASALTTLSAGAAAAADLDSPQLDLFFAATALHVHLLCWEDNAAVEDAVARVSQLWDALTAEQKEHWVGLFFYTELLQTFYLLRVCDYKAASKHVERLDTAVKSEMERGRHIKELGTELSAVEGTLAQTMLKERERVALAHKQGQLRAQLQALCGYDTLKDVLDYGDKLLLAPPPMHGEWLPRTAVFVLVDLMVVMVSRPKGIFKECGKRIHSGLQLIHEELSKLGIVDGVTEGDLEHSTIWTAGLYLMLLLQFLENNVAVELTRSEFVEAQEALAQMKNWFTRFPTILQGCESTIEMLRGQYAHSVGCFDEAAFHFLEASKLTENKSMQSMCQVYAAVSYICKGDAESSSEALELIGPAYRTMDSFVGVREKTCIIFVYGLLLMRQHNPQDARVRLASGLRIAHQQLGNIQLVSQYLTILGTLALQLHDTGQAREILKSSLTLAKTLYDIPTQIWILSVFTELYRELEEKENEMENSEYGSKKEIDLQRRLAEARSRAYHQELVEKVRIKVEPLHDLFQKHNDMSGLPANDDLDIPESVGLSTPQPSSVRRLVDSSSVRRSTRRRVS, from the exons ATGCCGTCCGCCGGGCCGTCCATGTCGGCGGCGGATGGGCTCCTCGCGTTGGCGGAGGAGGCCGAGCGCCGCCGCGACTTCACCACCGCCACCTCCTGCCTGGAGTCGGCGCTCAGCCCGCCCCACGCCGCCTCGCTCCTCCCGCTCGCCGAGGCCCGCGCGCGGATGCGCCTCGCCGGCCTGCTGCTCGCCCGCTCAAAGGGGCTCGCCAACGCCAAGGCCCACCTTGAGCGCGCGCTGCTGGTCCTCAACCCGCTCccctccgcgccgccgcgccTCAAGCTGCTCGCGCACTCCCTTCTCGCCAACGTCTACGGCCTCCTCGGCGCCGTTCCGTCGCAGAAGCACGCGCTCCGCCGCGGCCTCAGCCTcctcgcctccgcctccgcctcgggGCTTCTCCCCTCTGGCCCGGCCCTCCTCTGGACCAGTAACTTCCAGGCGCAGCTCGCCTCCGCACTCGTAGTCGACGGGGACGCCGCATCTGCTCTCACTACTCTGTCTGCCGGGGCTGCTGCCGCTGCCGATCTCGACAGCCCCCAGCTCGACCTATTCTTCGCTGCCACCGCTCTCCACGTCCACCTACTCTGCTGGGAGGACAACGCCGCCGTTGAAGACGCCGTCGCGCGCGTCTCCCAGCTCTGGGATGCGCTCACGGCCGAGCAG AAGGAGCATTGGGTTGGGCTGTTCTTCTACACGGAGCTGCTGCAGACTTTCTACCTGCTCAGGGTCTGTGACTACAAGGCTGCCTCGAAGCATGTGGAGAGGCTGGACACCGCTGTTAAGAGCGAGATGGAGAGGGGACGCCATATTAAAGAGCTTGGTACTGAACTCAGTGCAGTAGAGGGAACGCTAGCGCAGACCATGttgaaggagagggagagggtggCTCTAGCGCATAAGCAGGGGCAGTTGAGAGCTCAGCTGCAAGCGTTGTGCGGGTATGACACATTGAAAGATGTGTTAGATTATGGGGACAAGTTACTGTTGGCACCACCGCCGATGCACGGAGAGTGGCTCCCACGGACTGCGGTGTTTGTGCTGGTGGATCTCATGGTTGTGATGGTCAGTCGGCCAAAAGGCATATTTAAGGAGTGTGGAAAGAGAATACATTCAGGACTACAGCTCATCCATG AGGAACTCTCGAAGCTTGGGATCGTCGATGGTGTGACAG AGGGAGATTTGGAACACTCAACTATATGGACGGCCGGGTTGTACTTGATGCTTTTACTTCAGTTTCTCGAAAACAATGTGGCTGTAGAACTCACGAGATCAGAATTTGTTGAAGCTCAAGAG GCTTTAGCACAGATGAAAAATTGGTTTACTCGTTTCCCAACGATTCTCCAAGGTTGTGAGAGCACAATTGAAATGCTAAGGGGACAGTATGCACATTCTGTTGGCTGCTTTGACGAGGCTGCTTTCCACTTCCTTGAAGCATCGAAG CTGACAGAGAACAAATCAATGCAATCTATGTGCCAAGTTTATGCGGCAGTCTCCTACATTTGTAAGGGTGACGCGGAATCATCTTCAGAG GCGCTAGAATTGATTGGTCCTGCTTACAGAACCATGGACTCATTTGTTGGGGTACGAGAGAAGACCTGTATCATTTTTGTTTACGGACTTCTACTTATGAGGCAGCATAATCCACAAGATGCACG GGTTCGCCTTGCAAGTGGTTTGAGAATAGCGCACCAACAGTTGGGTAACATCCAATTGGTTTCTCAGTATTTAACAATATTAGGTACATTAGCACTTCAGTTACACGACACTGGACAAGCCAGAGAGATCTTGAAGTCATCGTTGACGTTAGCTAAGACACTTTATGACATCCCAACACAAATCTGGATCTTGTCGGTATTTACAG AGTTATATCGAGAACTGGAAGAAAAGGAAAATGAAATGGAGAATTCAGAATATGGAAGTAAGAAAGAGATCGATCTGCAGAGAAGGCTGGCGGAAGCTCGTTCTCGCGCTTATCACCAGGAGCTG GTGGAGAAAGTGAGGATCAAAGTCGAGCCGCTGCATGACTTGTTCCAGAAGCATAACGATATGTCGGGCCTGCCGGCAAATGATGACCTTGACATCCCAGAATCAGTGGGGCTGTCCACTCCCCAGCCCTCGTCTGTGAGAAGGCTGGTTGATTCAAGCTCAGTAAGGCGCAGCACAAGGAGGCGGGTGTCGTGA